GCCCCGGTGACCGTGATCACCTCGTCGACGGTGTCGTTCATGGCCTTCTGCAGCCGTACGGCGGCCTCGTGGCCGTGCAGTGCGGCGTACCGGTCGCGGCCCGCGATGCCGTTGTAGAGCCAGCCGCCGTTGCGGCCGGAGGCGCCGTAGCCGCAGAACTTCTGTTCCAGCACGGTGATGCGGAGGTAGGGGGCGGCCTTCTTCAGGTAGTAGGCCGTCCACAGGCCGGTGTAGCCGCCGCCGACGATGACGACGTCGGCGGATGCGTCGCCGGGCAGGGGTTCCCGTACGGCCGGGAGGCCGTCGTCCGCGTACCAGTAGGAGATTCCGCCGTTGACGACACTGCTTGCCGAGCTGTTCATGGCCGGGACGTTAACCCCTGAGGGTGGCCAGTGTCTCCTTCGGATTCCCTGCTTTTCCGCGGCTTCTGGTCAGTGGGTAGCAGGCCAGTCCGATGAGGACGGAGAGGAAGTGGCCGAGTTCGGTGAAGGTCGGCCCCTGGGCCAAGGGCAGTCCGAAGAAGATCAGTACGGCGAGGAGGTAGGCGTACCGCCAGGGCGGCGCGATCCGGTAGGTGAGGACGCCGATGACGCCGGCCAGTGCGTAACTCACGCCGATGTCCAGGGTGTTGACGGCGGAGTGGTGCGCCACGCCGCCCTGGATCGCGACCAGGAGCGCCCCCTCGCTGATCAGTGAGGCCAGGACGTGGGCCAGTGCGCACACCGCGAGCCAGCGGGGCGTGCCGAGCCAGCGTTCGGCCTGTGCGTGGAAGATGCTGTACAGCAGGACGTACGGGAGCCAGCGGCCGCTGTCGATCCACATCGCGCTGGCGACGAGGACGCGTACCGGGTTGTGTGACAGCTCGTGGATGTTGGTCGACCGCTGCCGCAGGAAGTGTCCTTCGAAATCCGGCGACATCTGGTGCAGCGCGACGGTGGTGACGAAGAGGACCGCCAGCCAGACATACGTGCCGGGGGCGCTGCGGATGTACGCCCACACTCCGCCGAATCCCCGGTTATTTCGCATGAGCCGATTCACGCACGTCAGTATCGTCCGGTCCGTGATTGACATTCCCGGTGATCTCGCGGAAGCGCAGGAGATGTACAACGGTGCGGCGGGCCGGGCTTTCATCGCCGGGCTGCCGGATCTGGCGGCGGGTTTCCTGGAGCGGTGGCGGCTGCGGCTCGACGGGCCTTCCATGAACGGGGTCAGCGCGCTGGTCCTGCCGGTGGTCCGTGCCGACGGCGGCCCGGCCGTCCTCAAGCTGCAGCTGCCGGACGAGGAGAGCGAGGGGGAACCGGTCGCGCTGCGGGTCTGGGACGGCGACGGGGCCGTACGGCTGCTGGACCATGATCCGGAGACGGGCGCCATGCTGCTGGAGCGGCTGGACGAGTCCCGGATGCTTTCCGCGATGCCCGACAGCCGTGCGGCCGTCCTGGTCGTCGCCCGGCTGCTGGCCCACCTCACCGCCTTCCCGGCGCCGCCCGGGATGCGGCGGCTCGGGCACATCGCCGAGAGGATGCTGGAGCGGACTCCGTGGGTGCTGGAGCGCATCCCGGACCCGGCGGTCCGCCGCCTGGTCGCGGACTGTGCGGCCGCCGTGCGTGAGGTCGTCGCCGAGCCCGGTGACCGGCTGCTGCACTGGGACCTGCATGTCGAGAACGTCCTCGCCGCCGAGCGCGCCGACTGGCTGGCCATCGACCCGAAGCCGCTGGCCGGTGATCCGGGTTTCGAACTGTGGCCCGCGCTGGTCAACCGTTTCGAGGCGGCCGAGGTGCGGTGGCGCTTCGACGCGCTGACGGACGTCCTCGGCCTGGACCGGGAGCGGGCGCGTGCCTGGACACTGGGCCGGCTGCTGCAGAACACGCTGTGGGACGTGGAGGACGGGCAGCCGGTCGAGGACCGCCGGCTGGAGATCGCCCGTCGGCTCCGCTGAGCCCCTGATCAGCTCTCGTCGGCAGCCGGAAGCTCCGGCCACCCCTTACCGCTCTCGTCGGGCACCGGAAGCGGCTGCCGGCACGGTGTGGACGCGTCGATCTCCGGTGCGGCGCGGACCAGCGAGGCAGCCGTGGCCGCCGCCTGCGAGCGGTCCGGCACGGAGACGGCGAGGAGGCGGAACGGGGCGGAGGGGCGCAGTTCGACGCATACGACGGGTCTGCCGGGCCGTAGGACGACGAAGTCAGCCCCGGCGAGGTGGCCGCGGGTGCCGACGCACCGGGTCCCGGGAATCCACATCCCGCGCCGCGGATCACCGCGCAGCGCACGCCACCAGGCGGGTTCGACGGTCACCCGGCACACCGCCGCGAGCGGCACCCGTACGTCACCGCGCCGCGCGGCGACCCGTTCCCGCCACGTGAGACGGACGACCAGGTCGTCACCGCGGACGTCCATCCGTGCCATCGCAGGCCTCTCCACGCGGGACGAGCGGGACGCGCAGGACGACCGGCGGGCCGTCCTGCGCGTCTCACGCCCGTTTCGATCCTCAGGACCTCCGTCCTCAGGACCTCCGTCCTCAGGACTCGGCGATCTCGATGTGGCGCGGCTTCGTGGCCTGCGCCTTGGGTACGGTGACGGTCAGCATGCCGTCGCAGAGCGTCGCGTGGACCTCCTCCGACCTGACGTCGGCGGGCAGCAGGGCCGCGTACTCGAAGCGGCCGCTGCGGCGGGTGCTGCGGCGCAGGACGCCCTCGCGCTCCTGCTCCTTGTACTCACCCGTGATGCGCAGCTCGCGTGCGCTCATCTCGATGTCGATGTCGTCCCGCTTGATTCCCGGCAGCTCTGCCTCGATCACATAGGCGTCGTCGGTCTCCCGCATGTCGGCCGCGGGGGACCAGGCCATCGCGGCGGGAGCGGCAGCGGCGGCGCCTTCGAGCAGCCGGTTCATGCGCTCGAACAGCTCATCGAACTCGGCGGCGACGGGCTCGCCCCAGCCAAAGGCGTGGAACGGCCTCTCCAGCAGACTGCCGTGCCGGTGTCGGACAGGCAGCGTCATCGGGGTTCACCTCCCCGAATGTGGTACATGGGCACTTTCCATACTCCATATACCCATGTATCGGTATGTACCCATGTATCGGGCAGTCCGCTCACGCATCGCGCACGCATGGCTGTGGCCGTTCGAGACGGCCTCATCGTTGAAATGGCTGTTGTTCTACGTCTCGTAGTAACTTGACCGGGTCGAGGACACGGCGTGCTGGAGCAGGCAGAGGGAGGTGCCGGATGACCGGCGGTGTGGACGGCCGGAAGGAGTCCCGGCGCCGTGCGCGCGGAGAGCTGGAGGGGGAGGTGCTGGCGGCCCTGTGGGCGGCCGGCGGACCGGCGACGGCTGTGGTGGTGCACGAGAAGCTGGGCGACGACACGGCCCACACCACCGTGCTGACCATCCTGACGCGGCTGTGTGACAAGGGTCTGGTCACCCGGCGGCGTGAGGGGCGTAGTTACGTGTACACACCCGTGGACGACCAGCCGGGGATGGCCGCGGCCGGGATGCACTCACTGCTCGACGAGGGCGGGGACCGCGCGGTGGTGCTGGCCCGGTTCGTGTCGGAGCTGTCGGCGGAGGACGAGCGGTTGCTGGAGCAGCTGCTGCACGGAGATTCCTCTGCCTGACCTGAGGGTGAGGCGTGATCTGACCCATACCGATGTATCTGCCGCTGCTGGTGAGCGCGGCGCTGGCGCTGGTGGCGCCGTGGGCAGGGCGCCGGATGCCGCCCCGGGCAGGGACGTGGGCGACGGCGCCCGCGGGCGTTGTGGCGGCCGGTACGTGGGCGACTGGGCTGGCGTTTTTGGCGTTCACGGCTGTGGGCCAGGTGCCGCTGGTGACGGAGCAGGGGCCGTGGTCGGTGAGTGCACTGGCAGCGGAGGACCCGGTGAACCGGAAGGTCTCCGCCGTGTGCGCCGGCGCGGTGCTGGTCGTGGTGGTCAGCGTGACGGTGGCGTCCTGGCGCCGGGGACGCGCGCTGGTCGATGCCTGGCGGGAGTGCCGGCACATCGCGGGAGGCGGGGAACTCGCGGTGGTCGACGATCCTACGACAACCGTGGCTGCGGGCTGTCCACCAAGTTCGACGATCATCCCGTCGACATGGGCAAGTTCATTGCCGCCGTGAGCTCGGGTGGCCTTCCCGCCGCCCTCGCGATGGTTCCCTACCGGCTTCTCGACATGGCCGGCGATGGCCTTGGCTTGCTCACTGCGCGCGGTATCGAACGAGCCCACGTGGTCGGCGCCTCGATGGGAGGAATGATCGCCCAGATGATGGCCCTCTCCTCCCCGGAGCGGGTGCTGACCTTGACGTCGATGATGTCCTCGACCGGCGAGAGTGAATACGGCCAGCCCGACCCGGAGGCCCGGGCGGTGCTGTTCAGTCCGAAGCCAGCAGCGGGGATCGGCCGACAGCTCGGTGCAATGATCCTCAGCGGTTCACGCGCGGACGCACTGCGCGAACTCCTGATGCCGACGCTGGTGATCCACGGCCTGGACGACACGCTGATCGACCCGAGCGGCGGGAAACGCACCGCGGACCTGGTGCCCGGCGCCGAGCTCCTGCTGATCCCCGACATGGGCCACGACCGCCCGCGCGAACTTTGGCCCAAGCTCATCGATGCCGTGGTGGAACACACCAGCTGAGCAGGTACGTCCGCAGCGCAGCGCCGGGCGCGCGCCGGAGTCGACGCGCGTTTGTCGAACCGCGTGGCCAAGGCCCGGAAGTTCTGCAACGCATTGATCGTCCGCTCGACTTCGCTCCTTCGCTTGTGGATCGTCTTGTCGAAGCCGGCGGGTCGGCCGCCCTCGCCACTCCGGCGTTGGCGGTTGGCCCGCTGAGATCCCGTTGATGATCCACCGGTGGCTGGCCCAACGGCCACCGCGCTTCCCGGACTTCGGCAGATGCGACTCCAGCATCGTCGGGTGCTTGCGAGAGCCGGTCTGTGACGGCGTCGACGTGACGGGGTCGGCTGCGGCAGCGTTTATCGAGCGGGCTGCAGGGTGGTGGCGGGTTCGGCGGTCAGGAGTGGGCGCAGTGCGCCGTGAGGGAGCGGTACCTGATAGACGTCGCGCTCCACGGTGGACGGTGTGCCGTGGACGAGCCCCGCCCGCTCGGCCCACAGCTTTCGCGCGGCGGCGACCCCGCTGCACAGGCGAACCGCCATGGCGCGGGACGGCGAGCGGACGGGCTGGCTTCCGCCGGGCGGCCCGGTTTCCGCCGAGGCTTGC
The genomic region above belongs to Streptomyces sp. CG1 and contains:
- a CDS encoding BlaI/MecI/CopY family transcriptional regulator — protein: MTGGVDGRKESRRRARGELEGEVLAALWAAGGPATAVVVHEKLGDDTAHTTVLTILTRLCDKGLVTRRREGRSYVYTPVDDQPGMAAAGMHSLLDEGGDRAVVLARFVSELSAEDERLLEQLLHGDSSA
- a CDS encoding rhomboid-like protein, yielding MRNNRGFGGVWAYIRSAPGTYVWLAVLFVTTVALHQMSPDFEGHFLRQRSTNIHELSHNPVRVLVASAMWIDSGRWLPYVLLYSIFHAQAERWLGTPRWLAVCALAHVLASLISEGALLVAIQGGVAHHSAVNTLDIGVSYALAGVIGVLTYRIAPPWRYAYLLAVLIFFGLPLAQGPTFTELGHFLSVLIGLACYPLTRSRGKAGNPKETLATLRG
- a CDS encoding aminoglycoside phosphotransferase family protein, which translates into the protein MSRFTHVSIVRSVIDIPGDLAEAQEMYNGAAGRAFIAGLPDLAAGFLERWRLRLDGPSMNGVSALVLPVVRADGGPAVLKLQLPDEESEGEPVALRVWDGDGAVRLLDHDPETGAMLLERLDESRMLSAMPDSRAAVLVVARLLAHLTAFPAPPGMRRLGHIAERMLERTPWVLERIPDPAVRRLVADCAAAVREVVAEPGDRLLHWDLHVENVLAAERADWLAIDPKPLAGDPGFELWPALVNRFEAAEVRWRFDALTDVLGLDRERARAWTLGRLLQNTLWDVEDGQPVEDRRLEIARRLR
- a CDS encoding Hsp20/alpha crystallin family protein, producing MTLPVRHRHGSLLERPFHAFGWGEPVAAEFDELFERMNRLLEGAAAAAPAAMAWSPAADMRETDDAYVIEAELPGIKRDDIDIEMSARELRITGEYKEQEREGVLRRSTRRSGRFEYAALLPADVRSEEVHATLCDGMLTVTVPKAQATKPRHIEIAES